AGGCGGCAACAGCTGCGACCAGTCGGTGCTCTCCGCCTCCGGGGACACCTTCGGCTCGGCCGGCGGCAAGGTGGGCACACGCTCCATGGGCGCGCCTCCATTAGCCGAGGGGCTCTCCGTTGCTGCCGACTGGTTCGCGTGCGACAGTGCGGCAGCGAGAACCTCCTTCCGGTCGTTGGTGCGGCGGCGGACAGCGGGCGGCGAGCTCGGGAAGTTGAGcccgtccgcgccgccggggccgcggAGGCATAGGGACGCCGCGTCGAACGCTCGCGCCGCCTTCTCCGGCGTGTAGTAGGAGCCCAGCCATATCCGCTCGCGACTGTTGGGCAGCCGGACCTCTGACACCCAACTGCCCGACTTGCGCTGTCGCACGCCCTTGTAATTCATCTCCCCCGACGGCGACCGCCGCTCGTGTggctgctccggcggcagcgacaTGTCACGAGCTAACCACAGCTTGTGCATGCGGAAATAAAGTCCAACCCTGTAGTGTATACTATATAGCAGCACCTTTCCAATAAGCTAGGTATGAGCGCAGGACAAACAGATTTGACACAATGAAAATATCTTGGAAAAGCCGTTCAACATTCTCAGTCCCTAGTACAGTATTAGCGTATTACAATGCAATCAGTCTAGGTTAGATGGCGAGGCACCGAGAAACCTAGCGCCACACCTTTTTGAGCtagtgaaaagaaaaaacaaaacggTCAAGAACCAAGGAACAATGCCTGGGTTAAGGCTTTGCGTGACAACATCACGTCTACGACACATGTTGAGGAATTTGTCTCGCTCTGGATTCGCCTACGGGATGTGCAGTTGCATACAGGGGCAGCCGACTCAATCACCTGTAGCTGGATGTGAGCTAGCAATGGACAATACTCCACAAAATCAGCTTATCATGCACAATTCATGGAATCCTACCGGCAACTCAAACCTCCTCTCATTTAGCAAGCCTGAGCAGAAAATAAGTGCAAGCTCTTCACTTGGATCCTAATCCAAAATAAAATCCTAACACCGGACAACCTAGCATTGCGCGGCTGGCCACATCACAGCTCCTGTGTGCTATGCAATGGCCCTTTGGAAACGGGCCAACATCTTTGCTTGCTCTGCCCTTTCTCCCAGGCAGTATGGAACCAAGTCTCCACTTGGGAAAACTTCCTGCTCTTCCAGAACAGCCTGCGCCCGACAATTACGATAGCATTGGTGAGTGGTGGGAAGCGATGGCAATGAGGGTGACGAATGACCAGAGGCGAACTTTCAATGGAATGGCTATTTACATCATGTGGAATTTGTGGGAAGAGAGAAACCGACATATTTTCGACAATGTACACTCGAATGCTCTGCAGGTGGCCGAAAGGACCAGAGAGTGCATAGAGCAATTCAAACATGCCTTTAGTTCAAACCTAGGGTGAATTTTTGAGGTGCTTTCATGTGTGTGTTGCCCGTTTTTGGGCAGAGGGTGTCT
Above is a genomic segment from Setaria viridis chromosome 4, Setaria_viridis_v4.0, whole genome shotgun sequence containing:
- the LOC117852447 gene encoding ethylene-responsive transcription factor ERF015, which encodes MSLPPEQPHERRSPSGEMNYKGVRQRKSGSWVSEVRLPNSRERIWLGSYYTPEKAARAFDAASLCLRGPGGADGLNFPSSPPAVRRRTNDRKEVLAAALSHANQSAATESPSANGGAPMERVPTLPPAEPKVSPEAESTDWSQLLPPMPSPIRMGSHTYLPVSPTAAAAEDVDMEEEDSGSCYGLWSPSFW